A genome region from Bacteroides stercoris ATCC 43183 includes the following:
- a CDS encoding GH92 family glycosyl hydrolase has protein sequence MKLNILHILLYLFICSACNSEEKFSVDYVDPFIGTGFHGHTYPGATAPFGAVQLSPDTRVGNWDACAGYHYNDTTLRGFSHTHLSGTGCIDLGDILFRPTTQEPSFTNEFFYSPANFSHQDEMASAGYYSVLLKDEGIKAELTATPHVGMHRYTYLTGNLAAVIVDMAHSLDNEYIYEAELEKTADNEITGMRRTRGWTDNQYIYFVARFSKSFQTVEFVKNKKKVPINTKLTGTDLQAILTFDNTNGEPIIAKVGLSLVSVQNARQNMEAEVKDFDFDAVHTATRSAWEQQLSTITVEGGSEADKENFYTAMYHAMVVPNIVNDVNGEYRRHDMQIGKLPIGRIQYSTFSLWDTFRAWNPLMTLIDTDLVNHMINSFLDIYDTSGELPIWPLSAGETGTMIGYHSVSVIADAYLKGIRSFDAEKALEAMMISSDKNKKGSDFYVKYGFIPSNIKRESVSCLLEYAYDDWCIARMAQEMGKEDIYKKYIERSQNYINVFDGATRFFRGKRMDGNWESPFNPLAVGRAYTEATAWQYRFFVPHDVNGMIQLFGGKEEFVAALDDIFNTDAEIHGNLVDITGLIGQYVHGNEPSHHIAYLYNYVGEPWKTQKMSRRLLNEMYHPTPEGIIGNEDCGQMSAWYILSSMGLYSVCPGSNEYVLTTPLFEKVVVHLANGRTLTILANDPQKNIYITKVELNGKQIDTNFITYDCLMRGGELRFTLSDKPNKSRGTAEQTAPYSYTRDKVVSIPYVDKDLNLFQGSVVVELATTTQGAKIRYTLDGSEPTEESFLYKHPFSLNKTTQVKARGFKEGYHPSRVLSIIALKAELKDALSVHPVQNGVTYKYFEGNYQKVTDIEKTPLLRTGVLSKPSIQGASRTDHFGYIFSGLIKVPENGVYTFQTSSDDGSVLYIDNELVVNNDGSHAAIPATGFIALEKGFHSYKLYYFEDYEGEHLSWAWKLPSAETLVPIPSSVLYVE, from the coding sequence ATGAAATTGAATATTTTACATATCTTGTTGTACCTTTTTATATGTAGTGCTTGTAACTCTGAGGAGAAATTTTCCGTTGATTACGTGGATCCTTTTATCGGTACAGGGTTTCACGGTCATACCTATCCTGGAGCCACCGCTCCTTTTGGTGCAGTGCAGTTAAGTCCTGATACACGTGTAGGCAATTGGGATGCCTGTGCTGGATATCACTATAATGATACTACCTTGAGGGGGTTTTCACATACCCATCTGAGTGGAACTGGATGCATAGATTTGGGTGATATATTATTTCGTCCTACCACCCAAGAACCAAGCTTTACAAATGAGTTCTTCTACAGTCCTGCTAACTTTTCCCATCAAGACGAAATGGCATCGGCTGGCTATTACTCGGTGCTGTTGAAAGATGAAGGTATAAAGGCTGAATTGACGGCGACCCCTCATGTAGGTATGCATCGTTACACTTACCTTACAGGAAATCTTGCTGCTGTAATTGTAGATATGGCACATTCGCTTGATAATGAATATATTTATGAAGCTGAATTAGAGAAAACTGCAGACAACGAAATTACGGGTATGCGCCGAACCAGGGGATGGACAGATAATCAATATATTTATTTCGTAGCTCGTTTTTCCAAATCCTTTCAGACTGTAGAGTTTGTGAAAAATAAGAAGAAAGTGCCTATCAATACCAAGTTGACCGGTACGGATTTACAGGCTATCCTCACATTTGATAACACGAACGGTGAGCCTATTATTGCTAAAGTGGGATTGTCATTGGTGAGTGTGCAGAACGCGCGTCAAAACATGGAGGCCGAAGTGAAGGATTTCGATTTTGATGCAGTACATACAGCTACTCGAAGTGCTTGGGAACAACAACTATCTACTATTACTGTGGAGGGTGGTAGTGAAGCCGACAAGGAGAACTTTTATACTGCTATGTATCACGCTATGGTTGTACCTAATATCGTGAACGATGTTAATGGTGAATATCGTCGCCACGACATGCAGATAGGTAAGTTGCCAATAGGAAGGATCCAATACTCCACTTTCTCCCTTTGGGATACTTTCCGTGCATGGAATCCGCTGATGACGTTGATAGATACTGACTTGGTCAATCACATGATAAACTCCTTTCTCGACATCTATGATACTTCAGGGGAACTTCCTATTTGGCCGCTTTCTGCTGGAGAAACAGGCACGATGATTGGTTATCATTCAGTATCAGTTATAGCTGATGCCTATTTGAAGGGAATTAGGTCTTTCGACGCAGAGAAGGCTTTGGAGGCTATGATGATATCCTCCGATAAAAACAAAAAAGGTTCGGACTTTTACGTAAAATATGGTTTTATTCCTTCTAATATTAAAAGAGAATCTGTATCTTGTCTGCTTGAATATGCGTACGATGACTGGTGTATTGCACGTATGGCCCAAGAAATGGGAAAAGAAGATATTTATAAAAAATACATTGAACGTTCGCAAAACTACATCAATGTGTTTGATGGTGCTACGAGATTCTTTCGCGGAAAGCGTATGGATGGCAATTGGGAATCACCTTTTAATCCGCTTGCAGTGGGACGTGCCTATACAGAGGCTACAGCTTGGCAATATCGCTTCTTTGTACCCCATGATGTGAATGGGATGATACAACTTTTTGGCGGTAAAGAAGAATTTGTTGCTGCTCTTGATGATATTTTCAATACGGATGCAGAGATACATGGCAATCTTGTAGATATCACAGGTTTAATAGGGCAGTATGTCCACGGGAATGAGCCTAGTCATCACATCGCTTATTTGTACAATTATGTGGGTGAGCCTTGGAAAACACAGAAAATGTCGCGACGCTTGCTGAACGAGATGTATCATCCCACTCCGGAAGGTATTATTGGCAATGAAGACTGCGGGCAGATGTCGGCATGGTATATTCTTTCAAGTATGGGACTTTATTCGGTTTGTCCTGGTAGCAACGAATATGTTCTTACTACTCCCTTGTTCGAGAAAGTTGTAGTGCATTTGGCTAATGGAAGAACTTTGACGATACTTGCCAATGATCCGCAGAAAAATATTTATATTACAAAGGTGGAACTAAATGGGAAACAGATAGATACAAACTTTATTACCTATGACTGTCTGATGAGAGGAGGAGAGTTGCGTTTTACCTTGTCTGACAAGCCAAATAAGAGCAGAGGTACTGCTGAACAAACTGCGCCTTACTCCTATACCCGAGATAAAGTTGTATCTATCCCTTACGTCGATAAGGATTTGAATTTATTCCAAGGAAGTGTAGTTGTAGAGCTGGCCACAACCACTCAAGGTGCGAAAATAAGGTATACACTGGACGGAAGCGAACCGACCGAGGAGTCATTCCTTTATAAACATCCTTTCAGTTTGAATAAGACGACTCAAGTGAAAGCGAGAGGATTTAAGGAAGGTTATCATCCAAGTAGAGTCTTGTCTATTATAGCTCTCAAAGCGGAATTGAAGGATGCTCTTTCTGTACATCCTGTACAGAATGGTGTGACCTATAAGTACTTTGAAGGTAATTACCAGAAAGTAACTGACATAGAAAAAACACCTTTGTTGAGGACTGGAGTTTTGTCTAAACCTTCTATACAAGGTGCAAGCAGGACAGACCATTTTGGTTACATTTTTTCCGGACTGATAAAAGTGCCTGAAAATGGAGTATATACTTTCCAAACTAGTTCAGATGATGGCAGTGTATTATACATTGATAATGAACTGGTAGTGAACAATGACGGTTCACATGCTGCAATTCCTGCTACCGGATTCATAGCTTTAGAAAAAGGTTTCCATTCCTATAAGCTCTATTACTTTGAAGATTATGAAGGAGAACATTTGAGTTGGGCTTGGAAATTGCCTTCTGCTGAAACGTTGGTACCAATTCCTTCTTCTGTTTTGTATGTGGAATAA